The genomic window TTACAGCTTGTTAACTtatatacatttgcatatatatatatatatatatatatgcatatgtatggTAATGCATATCACAATAGTGTTACTATTTTCCTAAGAGAATctcgatatatttatttaacgttcaATTAAAAACATGAAGACAAGTTTTACGAACAGCCAACATGTGTCTAATGCCTATTCTTAAAATcaggtatacatatattttatatatgtatgtataaaatattagaatcgGATAAAGATTgattgcataaaataaataaatgttttcaacGTAAAATCAAACCCTcgatatataactctttcgcgaTTGCCATTTCCAGTTTTTCCTTCTTTTGCGACATACGTACAGCTTCATTCAAACAACAATTACACTCTTCCTCTCTTCTAATGTAGTAAACAGATCtcataaatattctaaaagcAATGCGAAAAAAGAATCTtgcttataaataatacaaatattttttatcgtcGTTACTAAAttcttaaaagaaaatataatttacagttGTAACATTCGATCTTTTctcattatatacatatttactatGCTTCAGCCAGTGATCAAaatcaaatatcaaaatattgaatGCACGTGGATCATGCACACAATgacaataaatacaaataaatatccCGAAACATTTATTAGATTACCGAAAAATAAACGCCAATGATTTAAAATGATATACATCAGATAATTTATTTCgaccaaaatttattttacaattaatcatGTTAAAGTAATCACTTCTAATTGATCACTTATTAAATAGGCACTCCAATTCTCAATGATTTCAATGATTACTAACATAGTCGCGACTAAGAGAAGGGCATCATGAAATCTGTTGAATATTTTGCACTGTAGATCTCCCCCAGAATTATGGAGTGTGTCACGAATAATAAACGAAACTCATTATGatattatctaatttaatttataggaCGAATTTTTATGAGATCTGTATGCTAGAAAAGAAAAGACGCGAATATATTGTGAGATTTCTTAGCAAACGTATCGACTTCACCTGAACTCGTAAATCTGTATACTGTGCTCTGGGACATGTCTCAGATTCAAGGATTGATACCTGAAACAacgtttataaaattgttttaattattccaCACACATATTGTATACCATATATTCACAgatgtttttttgttaaatatatttagtatgTCCAGAAATCAACTATCATCAATTAGGcatttaattgttatttctaCTTTCTAACTTATAGTATACAAGGTAGTGTTTTACCATTCGGAACTACGATGATAATAATAGCCCTCTATCGTGGCAGCGGATTTCTGgaagcaaatataataaaatcctGCGAAGGAGGCACCGTTGATATCTTTAATCGTATGATCGGGTACTAGGAAGTGTTCTTTCCACCTCATAAATACAAAGTCCGTTCCTTTCAACGCCTCATAATCGAACGTGTCAGAGTTGAATGTTTTGGCATACTGGCAGAACGATTCGAATTTACTCtataataagaataagaaaaacATACAAACACACAATACCGGCGATAACCTATGAACGGCGATAGTTGGGGCGATAAGATACGAACCCAGTGTTTCTTGTCGACATCCTCGTCGGCATCCCACTTACGAGTTAAAAAGGGATACTTTTTGGAAATGATTTCGCCGTCAAAGAACGTCGTTAGTGTTGGAAACTCCTCCGTAAGACCCTTGATCTTCAGGTATCCACACAAGTAACTGTTTTCCTCATCCACGTGCTGCAACGGGATAAATGCAACGTGAAAAATCGTAACCAGGAATCAATCGCACGTTTTCATGTACCATTAACAATCCCATATCAGCTTACATCAATATAGGCTCCACGCGAATACGCGTGGAACGGTCCGCTGCAAAGAggcggaagagagagaaagaagaagcaAAGGAAGGGCGAGAAGAAATCATCGTCTCGCACATTATCCTCACCGTCACCGAGGATATCCCCCTATCCGTCGGTCTCAGCGGCGATACGCGTTCGCCAATTTGTGGCGCAATTTCCGAAAAGTGACGACATAACGGAGCAGTGCGCGGACAGCGATCGGAGCAGCGAGGAGAGGGGGCACACGGCGGTTGAAGCAGCGAGGAGGACACAGGACTAACCTGCAAAACCACCTCCACGTCGTAGCTGTTGCCCTTGGACTTCTGCGAGCCCTGGAAGCGCGAGCCGTTGTACAGCAGGGACTTGGTGACACCCGGCTGTTTCGAGTTAGCGGGTGGCGGCGGCACCACGTCGACCTTCACCGGCATCCTCGCACGGCGTTGCTCCGAGCTTGCGTGCAGCGCGACCGTTCAATCGTTGTCCGCGACGGTGACGACGGTGATGACGGTGACGACAACGACAGCGGCGATGGTAGTggcgacgacggcgatgacAGCGgtagcggcgacggcggcggcggtgacgaCGCGCGACGCGGCACCCCGCATATCACGATGGGGAGACCGTGTCGCAATGACTGCCGGTAATCCGCGGGGGTACGGACGTTTTTATGCTCCGAGCCTCGAACCCAGACCTCGCGTGCGAGTCCAGGGCGCGTTTCGCGCCACACACCCCACACACCGAGGAGGTGGTGATGACACGATCCCCACTGCAGCGAGCGGCCAATTTTTTTGCGGTCTCGAGGATGTTGCGTCTCACAACGTCGTCCACGGCGATGTCGTTCCTCTCTCGTCCTTTCTCTCGCACGGAACGATAACGAAAATAAGTGGATTTCGAACGCAAAGACCGAGTACTCTGAAGTTGCCCGCTCTTGAGCTTTCTTGAGGCGAGGAGCGTCGGAAACTTCATGCCGGAAGTGAAAACCATCTTTCCGTTCGAAAGCATGGCGGTCATTCAAATTTGAACAAACACACAAATGAACAGGTTAGATAGTAGCtagttcaaaaattaattaaaaaataacttttaaattaactcagttaatttttaactgcacctaattatttttaaacatattaacatattaatttttttcctaaattaaaaatgtacttgtaaaagaaaaaaattgtaaaagaaaacatTCCTATatgaacaataataattttttggtattttatataaacttatataaaattacaaaaaattttaattaatctttaaaacattacgatattataatttaattataaatataatgtttctcaaaataaactttcaatttaacttaatttcaGTTCGGTAAgctaatatattcttttaactaaattaagttaaaattaattaaattataaaattaatttagttacattaaaagttacatgaataaagaaacaattagttaaaagttttatgttaagattaaattaacttaagttaaaagttaaattactcgaaacaattataatatagacaTGAAactcgtaatattttatttgtaagtcaagtttgtatgaaataaacaaatatatattaattgttttttacgtaggaatgtatttttctttcgtataaataaatttttagcttaggaaaaaataaagcttaaataaattaaaatttgtgtttcgaaaataactaaattaaaataaaaagttaaatcatttaaaattaattgagttaaaagttattaactttttaactttgttattatttaacttcttAAATAGTTACGACGTAACTCTGAGtttaatcttaacataactaaattaattttgtaagtcattaagtttaactttatttaattttaaaaaatattcatttacctGACA from Solenopsis invicta isolate M01_SB chromosome 2, UNIL_Sinv_3.0, whole genome shotgun sequence includes these protein-coding regions:
- the LOC105193906 gene encoding glucose-induced degradation protein 4 homolog, with amino-acid sequence MPVKVDVVPPPPANSKQPGVTKSLLYNGSRFQGSQKSKGNSYDVEVVLQHVDEENSYLCGYLKIKGLTEEFPTLTTFFDGEIISKKYPFLTRKWDADEDVDKKHWSKFESFCQYAKTFNSDTFDYEALKGTDFVFMRWKEHFLVPDHTIKDINGASFAGFYYICFQKSAATIEGYYYHRSSEWYQSLNLRHVPEHSIQIYEFR